One genomic window of Microbacterium testaceum StLB037 includes the following:
- a CDS encoding aspartate ammonia-lyase: protein MTLDATTRTRTETDSLGTLEIPADAYWGIHTARALENFPIAKRPISVYPDLVRALAMVKQASARANREIGVLDPAKADLIDRAAQRVIDGEFHDEFAVGVIQGGAGTSTNMNANEVITNIALEMAGREKGDYAFLSPIDDTNRSQSTNDVYPTAIKIGLALTLKSLLEELALLRQSFLAKADEFHDVLKVGRTQLQDAVPMTLGQEFHGFATTLGEDYSRLTENAYLLYEINMGATAIGTGITAHAGYGKAVLRHLREITALDLETATDLVESTSDTGAFMSFSSSLKRNAIKLSKICNDLRLLSSGPQAGLGEINLPPRQAGSSIMPGKVNPVIPEVVNQVAFSVVGADMTVTMAVEGGQLQLNAFEPVIAHSIYQSITWMRQAMWTLRVNCVDGITANRERLGAMVGSSVGVVTALTPFIGYAAAAALAKTALLTHRNVADLVVEAGLMSRDEVTKQLSPARLSGLHPITQAIPVQRAADSVVEE, encoded by the coding sequence ATGACCCTGGACGCAACGACGCGTACCCGCACCGAGACCGACTCCCTGGGAACCCTCGAGATTCCCGCCGACGCGTATTGGGGCATCCACACCGCCCGCGCGCTCGAGAACTTCCCGATCGCCAAGCGGCCCATCTCGGTGTACCCGGATCTCGTGCGCGCTCTCGCGATGGTGAAGCAGGCATCGGCCCGGGCCAACCGCGAGATCGGCGTTCTCGACCCCGCGAAGGCCGATCTCATCGATCGCGCGGCGCAACGGGTGATCGACGGCGAGTTCCACGACGAGTTCGCGGTCGGCGTCATCCAGGGCGGCGCCGGCACCTCGACGAACATGAACGCGAACGAGGTCATCACCAACATCGCGCTCGAGATGGCCGGACGCGAGAAGGGCGACTACGCCTTCCTCTCGCCCATCGACGACACCAACCGCAGCCAGTCGACGAACGACGTCTACCCGACGGCGATCAAGATCGGTCTGGCGCTGACCCTGAAGAGCCTGCTCGAAGAGCTCGCGCTGCTGCGCCAGTCGTTCCTGGCCAAGGCCGACGAATTCCACGACGTCCTGAAGGTCGGCCGGACGCAGTTGCAGGATGCCGTGCCGATGACGTTGGGGCAGGAGTTCCACGGCTTCGCCACGACGCTCGGCGAGGACTACAGCCGTCTCACCGAGAACGCCTACCTGCTCTACGAGATCAACATGGGGGCAACGGCCATCGGCACGGGCATCACCGCCCACGCCGGCTACGGCAAGGCCGTCCTGCGGCACCTGCGCGAGATCACGGCCCTCGACCTCGAGACGGCGACCGACCTCGTGGAGTCCACGAGCGACACCGGCGCCTTCATGTCGTTCTCGTCGTCGCTGAAGCGCAACGCGATCAAGCTCTCGAAGATCTGCAACGACCTGCGTCTGCTCTCCAGCGGTCCCCAGGCGGGTCTCGGCGAGATCAACCTGCCGCCCCGGCAGGCGGGGTCGAGCATCATGCCCGGCAAGGTGAACCCGGTCATTCCGGAGGTCGTCAACCAGGTCGCCTTCTCGGTGGTCGGAGCCGACATGACGGTGACCATGGCCGTCGAGGGCGGTCAGCTGCAGCTCAACGCGTTCGAGCCGGTCATCGCACACTCGATCTACCAGTCGATCACGTGGATGCGTCAGGCGATGTGGACGCTCCGCGTCAACTGCGTCGACGGCATCACGGCCAACCGTGAGCGCCTGGGTGCGATGGTCGGCTCGTCGGTCGGTGTGGTCACGGCCCTCACGCCGTTCATCGGCTACGCCGCGGCGGCGGCCCTGGCGAAGACGGCCCTGCTGACGCACCGCAACGTCGCCGACCTCGTCGTCGAGGCCGGGCTGATGTCGCGCGACGAGGTGACCAAGCAGCTGTCGCCCGCGCGCCTCTCGGGTCTGCACCCGATCACGCAGGCGATCCCCGTCCAGCGCGCCGCGGACAGCGTCGTCGAGGAGTGA
- a CDS encoding phosphodiesterase encodes MASVQFGQHAPARRVILHLSDTHLLGGDRLLGERYDTAANLRRTLDAAESTGIRPDAIVFTGDLTDLGEPEAYRALREAVEPWAERLGAPVVWVAGNHDERPALHAELLDVEASLEPVTGVWDLDGLRIIALDSTVPGWHHGDLDAAQLQWLRDELATPAPLGTILALHHPPLPTHIPFFDILELRDQPGLAAAIAGSDVRAILAGHLHYSTSGTFAGVPVSVAAASCYTMDLARPADEVNGMDAGQSFHLVHVWDDTITHAVVPVVDADTSGYFTPAWVEEMAALTPEGRLEAFSRKR; translated from the coding sequence GGCGGCGATCGCCTGCTCGGCGAGCGGTACGACACCGCGGCGAACCTCCGCCGGACTCTGGATGCCGCGGAGTCCACCGGCATCCGACCCGACGCGATCGTCTTCACGGGGGATCTCACCGACCTCGGCGAACCCGAGGCGTACCGCGCCCTGCGGGAGGCCGTCGAGCCGTGGGCCGAGCGATTGGGAGCCCCCGTGGTCTGGGTCGCCGGCAACCACGACGAGCGGCCGGCCCTCCACGCCGAACTCCTCGACGTCGAGGCGAGCCTCGAGCCGGTGACCGGCGTGTGGGACCTCGACGGGCTGCGGATCATCGCCCTGGACTCGACCGTCCCCGGCTGGCACCACGGCGACCTGGACGCCGCGCAACTGCAGTGGCTGCGTGACGAGCTGGCGACCCCCGCGCCGCTCGGCACGATCCTCGCGTTGCACCACCCGCCGCTGCCCACGCACATCCCGTTCTTCGACATCCTGGAGCTCCGCGATCAGCCGGGACTCGCCGCCGCGATCGCGGGGAGCGACGTGCGCGCGATCCTGGCCGGCCACCTGCATTACTCGACCTCCGGCACGTTCGCGGGCGTGCCCGTGAGCGTCGCCGCGGCCTCCTGCTACACGATGGACCTGGCGCGTCCCGCCGATGAGGTCAACGGAATGGATGCCGGTCAGTCGTTCCACCTTGTGCACGTCTGGGACGACACGATCACGCACGCCGTCGTCCCGGTGGTCGACGCCGATACGTCGGGGTACTTCACCCCCGCGTGGGTCGAAGAGATGGCGGCGCTCACCCCCGAGGGGCGTCTCGAAGCGTTTTCGCGCAAGCGCTGA